Proteins encoded together in one Miscanthus floridulus cultivar M001 chromosome 16, ASM1932011v1, whole genome shotgun sequence window:
- the LOC136514208 gene encoding uncharacterized protein, translating into MADNPWRCPQEWGTPRKGANETLQLTQTAWNAMDKLNAVKEEKGISLMKLIIDKSQYNHNFPVLPPLREQVKSETEASDDDDVTPSTHPPKRPPRLPTTATAITITAPSQRVIGTTSSAPPGFTPVLSPRSTVAGNNELSRPQIQDAFRELRLAKENLASEQAARAKALEDLEAEQSKTRQLTGQLQVVQAERDKALMQLKEMGAELTVRWAEHTARVRQLEAEHATKVSHLTQLLRTEEGMHMAKVQRLESDLEAAQAEVAKALGQLKEMRAELTKAQAEDTDRVCQLRNAFEAAQAEGAKARGQLKETRAELTKTQAEHTYRVCQLRNAFEAAEAKHVTKVNRLVEERKEVEANLQQLAEELEAEKAKHAAEVNAVRAQCYSQIKADAIKCINELMPEPLLVMGVAGSKVADISFLEESAGVAGSKVADCMLLEEPAAIKQVELMGGEKTHACGTDPVHSLLHFERPINKNKMDAVKVIEASTKPAGKTKNTVTKTAAASEELRKWRS; encoded by the exons ATGGCTGACAATCCTTGGCGATGTCCTCAAGAGTGGGGGACACCCAGGAAGGGAGCCAACGAGACTCTGCAGCTCACGCAAACCGCGTGGAACGCCATGGACAAGCTGAATGCCGTGAAAGAGGAGAAGGGCATAAGTCTGATGAAGCTCATCATCGACAAGTCTCAGTACAACCACAACTTCCCCGTTCTCCCTCCGTTGCGTGAACAAGTCAAATCTGAAACTGAAGCTAGCGATGACGATGATGTGACTCCGAGCACCCACCCGCCTAAGAGGCCACCACGTTTGCCTACCACTGCCACTGCCATCACCATCACCGCTCCAAGTCAGCGGGTCATAGGTACGACGTCATCGGCACCGCCGGGTTTCACTCCTGTGTTGTCACCTAGGAGCACCGTTGCTGGCAACAACGAGCTTTCCAGGCCGCAGATACAGGATGCATTCAGGGAGCTACGCCTAGCCAAGGAAAATCTTGCGTCGGAGCAAGCTGCACGTGCCAAGGCACTGGAGGACTTGGAAGCTGAACAGAGCAAGACGCGCCAACTGACAGGTCAGCTACAGGTGGTGCAAGCTGAGCGCGACAAGGCGCTTATGCAGCTCAAGGAGATGGGAGCCGAGTTGACGGTGCGCTGGGCCGAGCACACGGCCAGGGTCCGCCAACTCGAAGCCGAGCACGCGACCAAGGTTAGCCACTTGACGCAGCTGCTTCGGACGGAGGAAGGCATGCATATGGCCAAGGTCCAGCGACTGGAATCGGATCTTGAGGCGGCGCAAGCTGAGGTCGCCAAGGCGCTTGGGCAACTCAAGGAGATGAGAGCTGAGTTGACAAAGGCACAGGCTGAGGATACAGACAGGGTCTGCCAACTTAGAAATGCCTTTGAGGCGGCGCAAGCTGAGGGAGCCAAGGCGCGTGGGCAACTCAAGGAGACGAGAGCTGAGTTGACAAAGACACAGGCTGAGCATACATACAGGGTCTGCCAACTTAGAAATGCCTTTGAGGCGGCCGAAGCTAAGCACGTGACCAAGGTCAACCGTCTCGTGGAGGAGCGCAAGGAAGTAGAAGCCAACCTCCAGCAGTTGGCAGAGGAGCTCGAGGCAGAGAAAGCAAAGCACGCTGCCGAGGTGAACGCCGTTAGAGCACAGTGCTACTCCCAGATCAAGGCTGACGCGATCAAGTGCATCAATGAGCTGATGCCCGAGCCACTTCTTGTTATGG GGGTGGCTGGGAGCAAGGTGGCTGACATCAGCTTCCTAGAGGAATCAGCAGGGGTGGCTGGGAGCAAGGTTGCTGACTGCATGCTCCTAGAGGAACCAGCAGCAATCAAGCAAGTCGAGTTGATGGGTGGTGAGAAGACTCACGCCTGTGGGACTGATCCTGTCCACAGCCTCCTT CACTTTGAAAGGCCTATCAACAAGAACAAGATGGATGCAGTCAAGGTCATTGAGGCCAGCACCAAGCCAGCAGGCAAGACCAAGAACACTGTCACCAAGACAGCAGCAGCATCAGAGGAACTGAGGAAGTGGAGGAGCTGA